From Acipenser ruthenus chromosome 2, fAciRut3.2 maternal haplotype, whole genome shotgun sequence, a single genomic window includes:
- the LOC117408617 gene encoding protein Largen isoform X3, which yields MTDSSKTDTLNSSSSSTTTTTTASSLEKVKLHSKGQIIKPPPAVLTVLKKPKPPPPPPRLTPVRCDSSKTLPVGIPLKLNGTLLRNGVLPGTQTKVPNGDVCCISKNILDKVPTSPPLHRPDKDRCPQATRERVRFSEKVQYHGYCPDCDVRYDIKNRDVHLHPGPIHTKLKSPHHCPLQPPPLPPLENGGACISTSHSFPPVPPPTAPKPQKTILRKSTTTTV from the coding sequence ATGACTGACAGCTCCAAGACAGATACGCTCAACAGCAGCTCCAGCAGCACCACTACCACCACCACTGCCTCCAGCTTGGAAAAGGTCAAATTGCACTCAAAAGGACAAATTATAAAGCCACCTCCAGCTGTCCTTACAGTGCTAAAGAAACCAAAAccacctcctccaccaccacGGTTGACTCCTGTCAGATGTGACTCCAGTAAGACTCTGCCCGTGGGGATACCTTTGAAACTTAACGGGACCCTTCTTCGGAATGGAGTTTTACCAGGGACACAAACAAAGGTGCCGAATGGGGATGTCTGTTGTATTTCCAAAAATATTCTAGACAAAGTGCCCACATCACCGCCTCTGCATAGACCTGACAAAGACAGATGCCCGCAGGCGACTAGAGAGCGGGTCAGATTTAGTGAAAAAGTACAATATCACGGTTACTGTCCAGACTGCGATGTGCGATATGATATCAAAAACCGGGACGTGCACTTACACCCTGGACCCATTCACACAAAATTAAAATCACCTCATCACTGTCCCCTACAGCCCCCTCCTTTACCCCCTTTAGAAAATGGTGGGGCATGTATCAGTACCAGTCATAGCTTTCCCCCTGTGCCTCCACCGACTGCCCCTAAACCCCAAAAAACAATCCTGAGAAAATCAACAACCACAACCGTTTGA
- the LOC117408617 gene encoding protein Largen isoform X2 encodes MRCYSAVTMRLPKRLPPVVDQIDSLTCDLKLEEEMTDSSKTDTLNSSSSSTTTTTTASSLEKVKLHSKGQIIKPPPAVLTVLKKPKPPPPPPRLTPVRCDSSKTLPVGIPLKLNGTLLRNGVLPGTQTKVPNGDVCCISKNILDKVPTSPPLHRPDKDRCPQATRERVRFSEKVQYHGYCPDCDVRYDIKNRDVHLHPGPIHTKLKSPHHCPLQPPPLPPLENGGACISTSHSFPPVPPPTAPKPQKTILRKSTTTTV; translated from the coding sequence GTTGTTGACCAGATAGATTCACTTACCTGTGACCTGAAGCTGGAGGAAGAAATGACTGACAGCTCCAAGACAGATACGCTCAACAGCAGCTCCAGCAGCACCACTACCACCACCACTGCCTCCAGCTTGGAAAAGGTCAAATTGCACTCAAAAGGACAAATTATAAAGCCACCTCCAGCTGTCCTTACAGTGCTAAAGAAACCAAAAccacctcctccaccaccacGGTTGACTCCTGTCAGATGTGACTCCAGTAAGACTCTGCCCGTGGGGATACCTTTGAAACTTAACGGGACCCTTCTTCGGAATGGAGTTTTACCAGGGACACAAACAAAGGTGCCGAATGGGGATGTCTGTTGTATTTCCAAAAATATTCTAGACAAAGTGCCCACATCACCGCCTCTGCATAGACCTGACAAAGACAGATGCCCGCAGGCGACTAGAGAGCGGGTCAGATTTAGTGAAAAAGTACAATATCACGGTTACTGTCCAGACTGCGATGTGCGATATGATATCAAAAACCGGGACGTGCACTTACACCCTGGACCCATTCACACAAAATTAAAATCACCTCATCACTGTCCCCTACAGCCCCCTCCTTTACCCCCTTTAGAAAATGGTGGGGCATGTATCAGTACCAGTCATAGCTTTCCCCCTGTGCCTCCACCGACTGCCCCTAAACCCCAAAAAACAATCCTGAGAAAATCAACAACCACAACCGTTTGA